The following proteins are co-located in the Microvirga ossetica genome:
- a CDS encoding group II intron maturase-specific domain-containing protein gives MARDRLNRSLRGWSNDFAYGTSRPAFRRMDQYVTERVRAFLARRHKVHGRGNRQFTFDVIHGERGVLALERLPRPASPWALR, from the coding sequence TTGGCGCGCGACAGGCTGAACAGGTCTCTGCGCGGCTGGTCGAACGACTTCGCCTATGGGACATCTCGGCCAGCCTTCCGTAGGATGGACCAATACGTCACGGAGCGCGTGCGCGCTTTCCTCGCCCGACGGCATAAGGTGCATGGGCGCGGCAACCGACAGTTCACCTTTGACGTGATCCATGGTGAACGCGGTGTGCTGGCTCTGGAACGCTTGCCCCGACCTGCCTCGCCGTGGGCCTTGCGATGA
- a CDS encoding LysR family transcriptional regulator has translation MDRFDAMTVLLAVVEEGSLSAASRRLRAPLATVSRKVADLERHLSAQLLVRTSRRVELTDAGRAYVEAAKRILEQVGEAEREAAGEYTALRGELHVTAPTMFGRTHVLPIALDFLKEHPDIDLRLFLIDRQVNLVEDHIDVAVRIGHLVDGGLRATKVGAIRRIACASPAYLAQRGVPSTPGDLAGYDGITFQGFERAPEWRYRGDSPAWTAEPRTRLAVNSTEAAVAAAVAGLGIVRLLSYQIEQELRSGALLPILEEFAPEPMPVTLVYPEGGRLAPKARAFIDWAAPRLRVRLS, from the coding sequence ATGGACCGCTTCGACGCCATGACCGTTCTGCTCGCTGTCGTGGAAGAGGGCAGTCTGTCAGCCGCCTCGCGGCGCCTGCGCGCGCCGCTCGCCACGGTAAGCCGCAAGGTTGCGGACCTGGAGCGGCACCTGAGCGCCCAGCTTCTGGTGCGCACAAGCCGACGGGTCGAGCTGACTGACGCGGGCCGCGCCTATGTCGAGGCGGCCAAACGCATCCTGGAGCAAGTCGGGGAAGCAGAGCGCGAGGCGGCGGGCGAGTACACTGCGCTCAGGGGCGAGCTTCACGTGACGGCGCCTACGATGTTCGGTCGAACGCACGTCCTGCCGATCGCCCTCGACTTCCTGAAGGAGCACCCCGACATCGACCTGCGGCTTTTCCTCATCGACCGCCAGGTGAATCTAGTCGAGGACCACATCGATGTTGCCGTTCGCATTGGCCATTTGGTCGATGGCGGCTTACGGGCGACGAAAGTTGGCGCGATCCGCCGTATTGCCTGCGCCAGCCCTGCCTACCTCGCCCAACGCGGAGTTCCCAGTACGCCAGGTGACCTTGCGGGGTATGACGGCATCACGTTCCAGGGCTTTGAGCGCGCGCCCGAGTGGCGCTACCGCGGCGACAGCCCCGCCTGGACGGCCGAGCCGCGGACGCGCCTGGCCGTGAACTCGACGGAAGCTGCTGTGGCTGCTGCGGTCGCGGGTCTGGGGATTGTGCGTCTCCTGTCATATCAAATCGAGCAGGAGTTGCGCTCGGGCGCCCTGCTCCCGATCCTCGAAGAGTTCGCGCCCGAGCCCATGCCGGTGACCCTTGTCTATCCCGAAGGAGGTCGGCTCGCACCCAAGGCTCGGGCCTTCATCGACTGGGCGGCACCGCGGCTTCGAGTTCGACTGTCATGA